From Candidatus Poribacteria bacterium:
GGATAGGTGTTGGAGGAAAGCCCTCCCTCAAACCGACCATCCTCTGATTGGCATAACCTGAGCTTCGCAAGGGCGCTTTCAAGCGCCAGGTTCACCTCACTCCTCATAATTTCAGTCATGTTTAAATCCTCATAAGTCATGTTTAACCGGCTGTCATCGCTCAGCTTATTTTCCTGCATAATTTACCATAAGATATCAGGTCAAAGCAACCTATTCTTCGTTGTGGGTGCATAAGGGGCTGGGTATTCTCCTTTGAATGCCTAGCCTTTTCTTACAACGGTGGAAATTGCTATCCTAATTGTGAACCATCTCCCTGTTATCGAAGCTGATAGCTGATGCAGACTTTGACTTTTGGAAGTTTAGAAGGTATAATGCAAAGGGTGTGTTTCGTGTCGATCTTATTCTTATGTGTTAATAGCTCCGGAAGGAGCGAGATTGAGGGCTTCTCATAAAACCGGAGGTGTGACGTATGGAAAGACCCAAAATCACGCTTGATGGTAATGAGGCGACCGCCTATGTGGCGTATCACGTCAACGAGGTGATCGCTATCTATCCGATCACCCCCTCATCTCCGATGGGGGAGCATGCCGATCAGTGGGCCGCTGAGGGTAGGCCGAATATATGGGGCACTGTGCCGCATGTGGTGGAGATGCAGAGCGAAGGAGGTGCGTCAGGTGCGGTACATGGTTCTCTGCAGAGAGGAGCTCTGACCACAACCTTCACGGCCTCACAGGGATTGCTCCTGATGATACCGAACATGTATAAGATAGCGGGGGAGCTGAACTCGACCGTCTTTCACGTCTCAGCCAGGACAGTGGCCTCACACGCCCTCTCCATCTTCTGCGATCACAGCGACGTGATGGCGACGAGAGGAACCGGATTCGCCCTGCTGGCCTCCAATTCGGTCCAGGAAGCCATGGATTTCGCCCTGATAGCCCAAGCCGCCACGTTAGAATCTCGCGTGCCTTTCCTGCACTTCTTCGATGGATTCCGGATCTCACACGAAATCCAGAAAGTCGAACAGCTTACCTTCGATGATATGCGGGCTATGATAGACGATGACCTCGTAAGAGCACATCGTGAAAGGGCCCTTTCGCCCGACCACCCTGTCATTCGGGGAACGGCTCAAAACCCGGATACCTTCTTCCAGGCCCGTGAGGCGGCAAATCCGTATTATCTCGCATGTCCTCAAATCGTGCAGAAGGCGATGGACAAGTTCGCCGAGCTGACGGGGAGGAGGTATCACCTGTTTGACTACATCGGTGCCCCAGATGCCGATAGGGTGATCGTGATGATGGGATCGGGAGCGGAAACCGCCCAGGAGACCGTCGAGTACCTGACGGAGCGAGGTGAGAAGGTCGGAGTCTTAAAGGTGCGGCTGTATCGGCCCTTCTCCGTGGAGCACTTCATACAGGCATTGCCCAAGACGGTCAGGGCGATAGCGGTGCTGGATCGGGTTAAGGAGCCGGGAGCTGCCGGTGAGCCGCTATATCTGGATGTAGTAGATGCCCTGGAAGAGGCAACCTCTAAGGGTATCGCTCAATTCGAAACCGCCCCGCTCGTCATAGGCGGACGATACGGCCTCTCCTCCAAGGAGTTCACGCCGGCGATGGTCAAGGGGGTCTTCGATGAGATGACCAAGGACAACCCCAAGAACCACTTCACCGTGGGCATAAAGGATGACGTGACCCACACTAGCATCGATTATGATCCGAACTTCTCCACGGAGGAGCCCTCTGTGACAAGGGCCATATTCTACGGATTGGGCTCCGATGGGACGGTCAGCGCCAACAAGAACTCGATCAAGATAATCGGGGAGGAGACCGAGAACTACGCCCAGGGGTATTTCGTCTACGACTCCAGGAAGGCCGGATCGCTGACGGTCTCGCATCTCCGCTTCGGTCCCAAGCCGATCTACTCGCATTATCTCATCAGCAGGGCGAACTTCGTGGCCTGCCATCAGTTTTCGTTCCTCGAGCGGTATGATGTGCTGAGGGTTGCCGAGCCGGGAGCGATATTCCTCCTCAACAGCCCCTATGGGCCGGATGAGGTCTGGGATCACCTGCCGCGCGCGGTCCAGCGCCAGATCATCGACAAGAAGCTTCGCTTCTATGTCATAGACGCCTACAAGATCGCCAAAGAAGTGGGCTTAGGCGTCAGGATCAACACCATCATGCAGACCTGCTTCTTCGCCCTGAGCAACATCATACCCAAGGATGAGGCCGTAAAGGAGATCAAGGACTTCATAAAGAAGACATATGGCAAGAGGGGCGAGGAGATCGTCCGTATGAACTTCGCCGCTGTGGACAGGGCGCTCGAAAACCTGCACGAGGTTAAGGTTCCGGATCAGGTCACCAGCACCTTCGATATGCGTCCTCCGGTGCCCGATGAGGCGCCCGACTTCGTCAAGAGGGTGACGGCCGAGATGATAGCGGGCAGAGGCGACGAGCTGCCCGTCAGCGCCTTTTCGCCCGATGGAACCTTCCCGACGGGCACGACCCAGTGGGAGAAGAGGAACATAGCGCTGGAGATACCGGAATGGGACCCGGACACATGCATCCAGTGCGGCAGGTGTGTGATGAGCTGTCCGCATGCCGCGATCCGATCCAAGGTCTATTCGCCCGATCTGCTGAAGGACGCCCCACCCACCTTCAAGTCCACGGACGCCCGATGGCGCCAGTTCAAGGGGATGCGTTTCACCATTCAGGTTTCGCCTGAGGATTGCACGGGATGTGGGGTCTGCGCCCACGTCTGCCCGGCTAAGAACAAGAAGGACCCCAGCCGGAAGGCGCTGAATATGGTCTTCCAGCCACCCATTCGAGAGCAGGAGAACGAGAACTGGAAGTTCTTCCAGCAACTGCCCAGCGTAGATCGCTCGAAGCTCAATCTGAAGCTGGTGAGGGATATCCAACTGCTGGAGCCGCTGTTCGAGTTCTCAGGGGCATGTGCCGGATGCGGTGAGGCCCCTTATTTGACACTGCTGAGCAGGCTATTCGGCGACAGGGCGATAATCGCCAATGCCACCGGTTGTTCTTCCATCTATGGAGGTAACCTGCCCACCACCCCCTGGACCTTCAACAAGGAGGGACGCGGGCCAGCATGGTCCAACTCGCTCTTCGAGGATAACGCCGAGTTCGGCCTCGGTATGCGATTGGCTCTGGATAAACAGATCGAATACGCCAGCGAGCTGCTCGTCAGGCTCTCCTCTGACCTCGGAGATGAGCTGGTCGGTGCTATTCTGAATGCGGACCAGTCAACGGAGGCCGGCATCCAAGAGCAGCGCGAGCGGGTTAGGATCCTCAAGGAGAAACTCGAAAGAATCGATAAACCGGAAGCAAAGCAACTTCTGTCGATGGCCGATGTCCTGGTCAGAAAGAGCGTGTGGATCGTCGGCGGCGACGGCTGGGCTTACGACATAGGTTACGGCGGCCTGGATCACGTGTTGGCATTGGGACGTGACGTGAATCTGCTTGTGTTGGACACGGAGGTCTACTCCAACACGGGTGGACAAATGTCCAAAGCGACCCCGCGGGGAGCCGTGGCGAAATTCGCTGCCGGCGGCAAGCCCACACCCAAGAAGGATCTGGCCATGATGGCGATGATTTACGGCAGCGTTTATGTCGCCCGCGTGGCTATAGGGGCTAACGAGGCTCAAGCGGTTAGGGCTTTCCTCGAGGCGGAGTCCTATAACGGGCCCTCGCTCATCATCGCCTATTGTCACTGCATCGGTCACGGTTACGATATCACCAACGGAAAGGGCGTGGAACAGCAGAAAGCTGCCGTGGCGTCGGGATATTGGCCGTTGATACGGTATGATCCCAGGCTTAAGGAGGAGGGCAAAAACCCGCTCCAGATCGATTCCAAACCGCCCAGCATACCGCTTGAGGATTACGTCTACAATGAAACCAGATACAAGATGCTAACGCGAAGCAATCCGGAAGAGGCGAGACGACTGATAAAGCTGGCGCAGGAAGATGTTATAAACCAGTGGCGCCTATACGAGCACTTCGCCTCAATGCCGATGAACGGCGGGGAAGAAGATAAATAGGAGATTGGGAAATAGGAAACAGGAGACCGGGAACAGATTTTCCCGTCTCCCGTTTCCCCCTTCCTGTTTCCTCTTGCTTTCTCCCCCACAATTTGATACACTTATATAAAAGATTAGATCTTCGATGGAGGGGAAGAGATGAGGAAAATAGCTCTGTTAATAGGATTGACATGCTTGGTAGCCGTGGCCATATCAAGCGTTGGCCTGGCGAAGGTAACGAAGGATGATCTCTGTGCGGTCTGGCTCTTCGATGAAGGCACGGGCAAGAAGGTCCTGGATTCCTCCGGCAACGGGAACGACGGGGAGATCATCGGCGACCTGAAATGGGTCGATGGGAAATTCGGAAAAGCCCTTCAGTTCCCCGGGGAGTCCAAGAACCTCGTTAAGATCCCCAACTCTGATAGCTTGAACCCCACCAAAGGTATCACGATAACTGCATGGGGCTGGCTTGAGGATACGGACGGCAACAGGAGGTTCCTCCAGAAATCCACCCCGGGCAGCGATAACCAGTATAGGCTGCTATTGGAATGGGGGTCCTTTAAATTCGACGCGGGTCCCGGTGTAAACCCGAAAGAGATAACCACCCCTATCTTCTCCACGAAGGTATGGCATCATGTCGCAGGCGTCTACGACGGCAAGGAGATAGCGATTTACATCGACGGCAAGAAGGTGGCCCATCAGAACGCCAGCGGTGAGATGAAGCCCTCAACCGGTCCCGTCTTCATAGGCGCTAAATGGGACGATCCGGCTCATCCGGGCGATTACTGGAAGGGCAAGATCGATGAGGTTGCCATCTTCAACAGAGGGCTGACGGAGGACGAGATCAAAGAGGTGATGGAAAAAGGCTTGAAGGCGATTCTAGCTCCGACAACAACCCCCGTAAACTCCGGCGGCAAACTGGCTGCTACTTGGGGAGAGATTAAAAAATAAAATCCCTCAAAGGAGAGTTGTCATGAAACTGAAGGTTTTGATCCCGTTCGCCGTTATAGGGTTGATGATCGCACTCACAGGGATCTCCCTCGCGAGGGTGGAAAGCGGGGATTTCATCGCTCTATACTATTTCGATGAAGGCACGGGCAAGAAAGTTCAGGATTCCTCCGGCAACGGGAACGACGGGGAGATCATCGGCGACCTGAAATGGGTCGATGGGAAGATCGGAAAAGGGTTGGAGTTCCCAGGGGAATCCATGAACCTCGTTCAAGTTCCCAACTCCGATAGCTTGAACCCCACTAAAGCCATCACGATAACGGCATGGGTTAATCTGGCTGACTCCAACGGCAACAGGAGGATAGTGCAGAAATCCACCCCGGGCAGCGACAATCAATATAGGCTGCTGCTGGAATGGGGCTCCTTCAAGTTCGATGCAGGTCCCGGTGTAAGTCCTAAGGAGATAACCACCGCCATCTTCTCCACAGGTGAATGGCATCACGTCGCAGGCGTCTACGACGGCAAGGAGATAGCGATTTACATCGACGGCGAAAAAGTGGCCCATCAGGATGCCAGCGGTGAGATGACACCTTCAACTGGTCCGCTCTTCATAGGGGCAAAGTGGAACGACCCAGCTCATCCGGGTGACTATTGGAAGGGTATCCTGGATGAGATCGCCATCTTCAATAGAGGATTAACAGGGGATGAGATCAAGGAGGTGATGGAGGGAATCGGTAAGGTCTTCGCCCTCAATCCCGAGGGCAAGATCGCCGTCTCCTGGGGAGAGATAAAATCCAGGTATTAGAACCTCCCGTTAAATCTGCCCCAAATCGTGCATCTTATGCCCGATTTGGGGCACCCGCCGGATGAGAGAGCCCCGATACCAAAGAATTGAAACGTGGCATACTTCTTGCTCCCTTTAAGCGGTGGAAATTCCACCGCGAGACGGGTGATAGTCATGAAAAGATCTCTCTTCATTTTACTGTTGCTTACGCTTCTTCCACCCTCCTACGCCTTTGAGCCGATCCGCTATCTAACCAGGGGATATGTATACGACGCCGCCTTCTCGCCCGACGGCAGATACATCATTCTGGCACTTTCAGACGGTATAGACCTGATAGACCTTCAAACCTTAAAGTTTTCATCTAAGCCGGTTAAGGGGATAGAGGTGGGGGAATTGCAGGTTTCACCATCTGGAATAGTAGCGGGTAAAGTGTATAGCGGGAACGGCCTCATAATCCGCATATGGAAGATGGAGGACGATCGTTTAGAGAAGCTCTTTGAAACGAAAATTCATATAGGCACGTTCGCCATCAGTCCCGACGGGGAGAAGGTGGCGATCTCAAGTGACGACAGGATATGGATATGGGATAAGGTCAGGGGGAAAATGGCGGAGCTGACCGATCGGAGAGATCCGGCCATCCCAACGATCATCAGAAAAACCGCCACCAGCGAGACTAGATGGGGTCCAGGGTCTCCGAGGACAAACGACATGGTGTTCAGCACCGACGGAAGATACCTTGCCGTCGCCTCATCAAGAAGGGCCGTCGAAGTGTGGGATCTGGAAACCGGAAGGATCGCCGTTAAACTCGATAAAAAGGGGGAGGATGATTGGCAGGATCATGTGGCCTTCAGCCCAGATGGAAGGCTTATGGCGGCCCTGACGTTCGCCGATAAACAGCTTAACGTGTGGGATGTTCAGACCGGCGATCGTCTGCTCACGCTAATGACATCATCACAGGATCTGTCGTTCATGCCGGATGGGAACCTACTGCTTGTCCCCGATAGAAGGGAAAAGCTTATGCTCTTAGACCCGATTACAGGGAGGATCCTGGATGAGATGGAGATCCCCCATATGGTGGATAAGATGAGGTTTTCCCCGAGGGGCGATATCTTCATAGCGCTTGGCGGGTGCCCGGAGATATGGAGCTTGAAGGATAAAAGGTTGATCGGCAGACTGGAGGAGTATAACCCCGGATATGGAGAATTAACCCCCGACGGCCGATATATCGTCTCCATACTCGGATATACCTTCTCTGTGAGGGACACTCAAACCGGTGAGGTGAAGTATCATCTTTTCCCCGAGGGACCTTTCTTCTCGGAAGGCACCCTGTCACCAGATGGGAGATTGGCCGTCGTATCGGATTGGATGAATCTGAACGTGATCGACGTCGGTCAGGGGAGGATCATAAGAAAAATACCCTATCCGGAATGGCCTCATTGTATGGCGATAAGCCCCGACGACAGGGAGTTGATCCTGGACGACTTCCATATGATAATATCGCTCGACGTGATGAGGGCGAAGGGCCTTTCGGACGGAAAAAGGTTCGAGGTGGAAAGTTCGATCAAGGACATGAAACTTTCCGATGACGGACGTCTGCTCGTTCTGGGCGGTTATGAAGGGAACATCGAGGTGTGGGAGAGGGTTAAACAGGGAGATTACAAACGCATATTATTCAAAAAGAAGGCACATCCGGGAATGGACATGCTGATCGTCAACTCCTATCTTGGCATCATCGCCACGGCTCAGCGCGGGAGCTATACAGGCAAACCTGATACACCTGTCAGGATTTGGAGTTTGAAGGATCTAAGTCTGATAAAGGAGATCAAGGGATATGCTCCCATAGCTTTCACCCCCGAAGGAGATAGGCTGTTCTTAATGAACGGCAATAAACTGGAGATATGGAATTGGGCCAGGGAGAGAAAGATCTTCGAACTGCCATGTCAATATTTCCTTCTGAGCGGCGATGGAAACACCTTGATAACGATAGATGATAAAGACCGGATGGCCGTTTGGGATGCTCGTAAGCTGAAGAACCTGCCGCCGGTGATGTTGGCTCAGGTTAAAACGGGCGAACTCTTTCAGAATTTCCCCAACCCGTTTAATCCCGACACGTGGATCCCCTTTAAACTCCATCGCAGAGCAAGGGTGGTCATAGGGATATACGACCTGAGCGGGCATCTGGTGAGGGAGCTCGATTTGGGAATCAGGGATCCAGGCGACTACACGTCTAAGGGACATGCGGCCCATTGGGACGGTCGGAACGACTACGGTGAGGCGGTTTCAAGCGGGATCTATCTCTATCGTTTCCTTCAGCCTCGATCCGCATCCTTCAGGAAGATGGTGGTGATAAGATGATCTATTTTCCTTCGTCGATCATCCTTTCAACCTCATGGACCAGCTCATCAACCAGCTGATCCTCGGGAACGGTTTTCACAGGTCTGCCCTTTTTAAATATAACCCCTTTTCCCCTTCCACCCGCCAGACCTATATCCGCCTCTCTCGCCTCCCCGGGACCGTTTACCACGCAGCCCATGATGGCGATCGTTAACGGTTTGTCAACATGGCTTAACCTGCGTTGCACCTCCTCGGCGATGGATATCAGATCTATCTCACATCTCCCGCAGGTCGGACAGGATATGAAGTTCGGGCCTCGCGATCTTAAACCGAGCGACCTGAGGATCTCATATCCCACCCGGACCTCCTCGGTCGGATCGGCCGTTAGTGAAACCCTAATCGTATCCCCTATTCCCTCCAGCAGCAGAGCACCGATGCCTATCGCTGATTTCACCGTTCCCGAAAGGAAGGTTCCCGCTTCCGTAACACCGAGATGAAGGGGATAATCGCACCTCTCGGCGATCAATTTGTATGCCTCAACGGTGGTTCGGACGTCCGAGGCTTTGAGCGAGATGACGATATCATGAAAATCCAACTCCTCCAGAAGTCGAACGTGTCTCATGGCGCTTTCCACCATGGCCTCGGGAGTAGGATGTCCGTATCTCCTCAGGATATCCCTCTCAAGCGATCCGGAGTTGACGCCGACTCTGATGGGTATCCCCCTCTCCTTAGCGGCCTTGACCACCGCCTTGACCTTCTTTTCACCCCCTATGTTTCCCGGATTTATCCGGAGCTTATCAACTCCCACCTCGATTGCTTTCAGGGCGAGGGTGTAATCGAAGTGGATGTCAGCCACGAGGGGGATGGAGATAGATCGCCGGATTTGGCCCAGGGCTTGAGCAGCCTCCATATCCGGCACGGCGACGCGGACGATCTCACATCCCGCCCTCTCCAACCTGTGGATCTGATCCACGGTCGCTTTCACATCCCGTGTATCGGTGTTGGTCATGGATTGGACGGTGATGGGAGAACCTCCGCCTATCGGGATATCCCCCACTATAACCTTTCTGGATTGTCTCACGTGTGGACGATTCATCTCCATTGCCCTCTCGAGGGATTACTCAATCAGTATACATCGACAGCATGGGAATTTGCAAGGAGAACCACCGATCCGGAGCTGCTCTCGGATGCATAAGAAATTTATTCGGTAACAAGAAGGCAGGAGCGCAGTCAAGCTCTTGAGCTGAACGCCAGACCATCGGCGTTCGAAGCGGAGATATCAACTATCCCCGATTCCGTGGGAACGCCGATAGCTGAAAACCCCTCCTCAAGCCACTTCCGGGGAACCATCTCAAAGACGATAGCCCATTTGACCATGATGGGAACGACCAATTGCGAGGGCAGGCAGAAGTCAGCCATGGGCTTTCTGTGGGCGTCCGCCTCGATGGAGACCTGCTCATAGGCGGTGAGCGTTCCAACGGCTTGATGATGAACGAGGTGAGCGTAAAGGGCTGTGAGGAATTTTCGCCTTCTACCTCGGAGCAAAAGGCCGAAGGCGAGGTGGGCAAGCGGCCAGTCGTCGAGCCAACCCATGAATCTCGTCATGCCCAGAAGCTCTCCCCCGTGCAAGGCCCTGTAGTCGAGGATATAGTCGCAGATTTCGGGCGGGAGAAGACCTGAAGAGA
This genomic window contains:
- a CDS encoding LamG domain-containing protein — protein: MKLKVLIPFAVIGLMIALTGISLARVESGDFIALYYFDEGTGKKVQDSSGNGNDGEIIGDLKWVDGKIGKGLEFPGESMNLVQVPNSDSLNPTKAITITAWVNLADSNGNRRIVQKSTPGSDNQYRLLLEWGSFKFDAGPGVSPKEITTAIFSTGEWHHVAGVYDGKEIAIYIDGEKVAHQDASGEMTPSTGPLFIGAKWNDPAHPGDYWKGILDEIAIFNRGLTGDEIKEVMEGIGKVFALNPEGKIAVSWGEIKSRY
- a CDS encoding PD40 domain-containing protein gives rise to the protein MKRSLFILLLLTLLPPSYAFEPIRYLTRGYVYDAAFSPDGRYIILALSDGIDLIDLQTLKFSSKPVKGIEVGELQVSPSGIVAGKVYSGNGLIIRIWKMEDDRLEKLFETKIHIGTFAISPDGEKVAISSDDRIWIWDKVRGKMAELTDRRDPAIPTIIRKTATSETRWGPGSPRTNDMVFSTDGRYLAVASSRRAVEVWDLETGRIAVKLDKKGEDDWQDHVAFSPDGRLMAALTFADKQLNVWDVQTGDRLLTLMTSSQDLSFMPDGNLLLVPDRREKLMLLDPITGRILDEMEIPHMVDKMRFSPRGDIFIALGGCPEIWSLKDKRLIGRLEEYNPGYGELTPDGRYIVSILGYTFSVRDTQTGEVKYHLFPEGPFFSEGTLSPDGRLAVVSDWMNLNVIDVGQGRIIRKIPYPEWPHCMAISPDDRELILDDFHMIISLDVMRAKGLSDGKRFEVESSIKDMKLSDDGRLLVLGGYEGNIEVWERVKQGDYKRILFKKKAHPGMDMLIVNSYLGIIATAQRGSYTGKPDTPVRIWSLKDLSLIKEIKGYAPIAFTPEGDRLFLMNGNKLEIWNWARERKIFELPCQYFLLSGDGNTLITIDDKDRMAVWDARKLKNLPPVMLAQVKTGELFQNFPNPFNPDTWIPFKLHRRARVVIGIYDLSGHLVRELDLGIRDPGDYTSKGHAAHWDGRNDYGEAVSSGIYLYRFLQPRSASFRKMVVIR
- the ispG gene encoding flavodoxin-dependent (E)-4-hydroxy-3-methylbut-2-enyl-diphosphate synthase, with protein sequence MNRPHVRQSRKVIVGDIPIGGGSPITVQSMTNTDTRDVKATVDQIHRLERAGCEIVRVAVPDMEAAQALGQIRRSISIPLVADIHFDYTLALKAIEVGVDKLRINPGNIGGEKKVKAVVKAAKERGIPIRVGVNSGSLERDILRRYGHPTPEAMVESAMRHVRLLEELDFHDIVISLKASDVRTTVEAYKLIAERCDYPLHLGVTEAGTFLSGTVKSAIGIGALLLEGIGDTIRVSLTADPTEEVRVGYEILRSLGLRSRGPNFISCPTCGRCEIDLISIAEEVQRRLSHVDKPLTIAIMGCVVNGPGEAREADIGLAGGRGKGVIFKKGRPVKTVPEDQLVDELVHEVERMIDEGK
- the nifJ gene encoding pyruvate:ferredoxin (flavodoxin) oxidoreductase; the protein is MERPKITLDGNEATAYVAYHVNEVIAIYPITPSSPMGEHADQWAAEGRPNIWGTVPHVVEMQSEGGASGAVHGSLQRGALTTTFTASQGLLLMIPNMYKIAGELNSTVFHVSARTVASHALSIFCDHSDVMATRGTGFALLASNSVQEAMDFALIAQAATLESRVPFLHFFDGFRISHEIQKVEQLTFDDMRAMIDDDLVRAHRERALSPDHPVIRGTAQNPDTFFQAREAANPYYLACPQIVQKAMDKFAELTGRRYHLFDYIGAPDADRVIVMMGSGAETAQETVEYLTERGEKVGVLKVRLYRPFSVEHFIQALPKTVRAIAVLDRVKEPGAAGEPLYLDVVDALEEATSKGIAQFETAPLVIGGRYGLSSKEFTPAMVKGVFDEMTKDNPKNHFTVGIKDDVTHTSIDYDPNFSTEEPSVTRAIFYGLGSDGTVSANKNSIKIIGEETENYAQGYFVYDSRKAGSLTVSHLRFGPKPIYSHYLISRANFVACHQFSFLERYDVLRVAEPGAIFLLNSPYGPDEVWDHLPRAVQRQIIDKKLRFYVIDAYKIAKEVGLGVRINTIMQTCFFALSNIIPKDEAVKEIKDFIKKTYGKRGEEIVRMNFAAVDRALENLHEVKVPDQVTSTFDMRPPVPDEAPDFVKRVTAEMIAGRGDELPVSAFSPDGTFPTGTTQWEKRNIALEIPEWDPDTCIQCGRCVMSCPHAAIRSKVYSPDLLKDAPPTFKSTDARWRQFKGMRFTIQVSPEDCTGCGVCAHVCPAKNKKDPSRKALNMVFQPPIREQENENWKFFQQLPSVDRSKLNLKLVRDIQLLEPLFEFSGACAGCGEAPYLTLLSRLFGDRAIIANATGCSSIYGGNLPTTPWTFNKEGRGPAWSNSLFEDNAEFGLGMRLALDKQIEYASELLVRLSSDLGDELVGAILNADQSTEAGIQEQRERVRILKEKLERIDKPEAKQLLSMADVLVRKSVWIVGGDGWAYDIGYGGLDHVLALGRDVNLLVLDTEVYSNTGGQMSKATPRGAVAKFAAGGKPTPKKDLAMMAMIYGSVYVARVAIGANEAQAVRAFLEAESYNGPSLIIAYCHCIGHGYDITNGKGVEQQKAAVASGYWPLIRYDPRLKEEGKNPLQIDSKPPSIPLEDYVYNETRYKMLTRSNPEEARRLIKLAQEDVINQWRLYEHFASMPMNGGEEDK
- a CDS encoding LamG domain-containing protein: MRKIALLIGLTCLVAVAISSVGLAKVTKDDLCAVWLFDEGTGKKVLDSSGNGNDGEIIGDLKWVDGKFGKALQFPGESKNLVKIPNSDSLNPTKGITITAWGWLEDTDGNRRFLQKSTPGSDNQYRLLLEWGSFKFDAGPGVNPKEITTPIFSTKVWHHVAGVYDGKEIAIYIDGKKVAHQNASGEMKPSTGPVFIGAKWDDPAHPGDYWKGKIDEVAIFNRGLTEDEIKEVMEKGLKAILAPTTTPVNSGGKLAATWGEIKK